A single Streptomyces mirabilis DNA region contains:
- a CDS encoding carboxymuconolactone decarboxylase family protein, with product MTKRAEPARERPKVLDPAVGRALSALSAAAKKGLGEPALAELVMIRASQLNHCAFCLDMHLELARKNGESEDRIQLLNAWEEAEDLYSERERAALTLTEAVTVLTEGFVPDEVYARAAEHFDDVRLAHLIALITAINGWNRVMVSRRIPPGGYAP from the coding sequence GTGACGAAGCGCGCCGAACCCGCCAGGGAGCGCCCGAAGGTGCTCGACCCGGCGGTCGGGCGGGCCCTGTCCGCGTTGAGCGCCGCCGCGAAGAAGGGGCTCGGCGAGCCCGCGCTCGCCGAACTCGTCATGATCCGCGCCTCCCAGCTCAACCACTGCGCGTTCTGCCTCGACATGCACCTCGAACTGGCCCGCAAGAACGGCGAGTCCGAGGACCGCATCCAGCTCCTCAACGCCTGGGAGGAAGCGGAGGATCTCTACAGCGAGCGCGAGCGGGCGGCGCTGACGCTGACGGAGGCGGTGACCGTCCTGACGGAGGGCTTCGTGCCGGACGAGGTGTACGCGCGGGCGGCCGAGCACTTCGACGACGTCCGGCTCGCGCACCTCATCGCCCTGATCACCGCGATCAACGGCTGGAACCGGGTGATGGTGAGCCGTCGGATCCCGCCGGGGGGATACGCGCCGTGA
- a CDS encoding isocitrate lyase/PEP mutase family protein: MSGVEVLRALHRHRLPDDPLVLPGPWDAVSARVCVDAGFPALATPSAGIAASLGYEDGATPAAEMFAAVARIVRAVEVPVSADVEDGYGLAPKELVARLLEAGAVGCNLEDSHGGALKDPARHADWLAEVRSAAGDRLFVNARVDTFARGDGDPERAIERAALYVAAGADCVYPIGAPVGVLPLLRAGIQGPINVFARLDGPRAAELGELGATRITFGPGLQRRATGALREIAAHLR, translated from the coding sequence GTGAGCGGGGTCGAGGTCTTACGGGCACTGCATCGCCATCGCCTCCCCGACGATCCCCTCGTCCTGCCCGGCCCCTGGGACGCCGTCTCCGCGCGGGTGTGCGTGGACGCCGGGTTCCCCGCGCTCGCCACGCCCAGCGCGGGGATCGCCGCCTCGCTCGGGTACGAGGACGGGGCCACGCCCGCCGCCGAGATGTTCGCGGCGGTCGCGCGGATCGTGCGGGCCGTGGAGGTGCCGGTGTCGGCGGACGTCGAGGACGGGTACGGGCTCGCGCCGAAGGAGCTGGTGGCACGCCTGCTGGAGGCGGGGGCCGTGGGGTGCAACCTTGAGGACTCCCACGGCGGAGCCCTCAAGGACCCGGCCCGGCACGCCGACTGGCTGGCCGAGGTGCGCTCCGCCGCGGGCGACCGGCTCTTCGTCAACGCCCGCGTCGACACCTTCGCCCGCGGGGACGGTGATCCGGAGCGGGCGATCGAGCGGGCCGCGCTGTACGTCGCGGCGGGCGCCGACTGCGTGTATCCGATCGGCGCCCCCGTCGGCGTACTGCCGCTGCTGCGGGCGGGGATCCAGGGCCCGATCAACGTGTTCGCACGGCTCGACGGCCCCCGGGCCGCCGAACTCGGCGAGCTGGGGGCCACCCGGATCACCTTCGGGCCGGGCCTCCAGCGCCGCGCGACCGGGGCACTGCGGGAGATCGCCGCGCACCTGAGATAG
- a CDS encoding ABC transporter substrate-binding protein has translation MRLRTTSVMAGAAALLTLTGCGAVDMTKQASPFANARGSKSLTLSVQSWVGAQANVAVAQYLLEHELGYRVDTVQVDEVPAWDALSQGRVDAILEDWGHPDQEKRYVEDKKTIAPGGDLGVTGHIGWYVPTYFAKQHPDVTDWKNLNKYADQLRTAESGGKGQLMDGSPSYVTNDKALVTNLKLNYQVVFAGSEAAQITQMKQFAKEKKPFLTYWYSPQWLFKKVPMTEVKLPPYKEGCDADAAKVACAYPHTPLQKYLNADFAKSGGKAAAFLKKFKWTTEDQNEVSLMIANDKLSPQDAAKKWVDSHASTWRAWLS, from the coding sequence ATGCGCCTTCGTACGACTTCGGTGATGGCCGGTGCGGCCGCGCTGCTGACGCTGACCGGTTGCGGCGCCGTCGACATGACCAAGCAGGCCTCGCCCTTCGCGAACGCGCGGGGCTCGAAGAGCCTGACCCTTTCCGTCCAGTCCTGGGTGGGCGCACAGGCCAACGTGGCCGTCGCGCAGTACCTGCTGGAGCACGAGCTCGGCTATCGCGTCGACACCGTCCAGGTCGACGAGGTCCCCGCGTGGGACGCGCTCAGCCAGGGCCGGGTCGACGCCATCCTGGAGGACTGGGGCCACCCCGACCAGGAGAAGCGGTACGTCGAGGACAAGAAGACGATCGCCCCCGGCGGGGACCTGGGCGTCACCGGGCACATCGGCTGGTACGTCCCGACGTACTTCGCCAAGCAGCACCCCGACGTGACCGACTGGAAGAACCTCAACAAGTACGCCGACCAACTGCGCACCGCGGAGAGCGGCGGCAAGGGCCAGCTCATGGACGGCTCACCCTCCTACGTCACCAACGACAAGGCCCTGGTGACCAACCTGAAGCTGAACTACCAGGTGGTGTTCGCCGGTTCGGAGGCCGCGCAGATCACCCAGATGAAGCAGTTCGCCAAGGAGAAGAAGCCCTTCCTCACCTACTGGTACTCGCCCCAGTGGCTCTTCAAGAAGGTCCCCATGACGGAGGTGAAGCTGCCGCCGTACAAGGAGGGCTGCGACGCCGACGCGGCCAAGGTCGCCTGCGCCTACCCGCACACACCGCTCCAGAAGTACCTGAACGCCGACTTCGCGAAGAGCGGCGGCAAGGCGGCCGCCTTCCTGAAGAAGTTCAAGTGGACCACCGAGGACCAGAACGAGGTCTCCCTGATGATCGCGAACGACAAGCTGTCGCCGCAGGACGCGGCGAAGAAGTGGGTCGACAGCCACGCGTCGACGTGGCGCGCGTGGCTGTCGTGA
- a CDS encoding ABC transporter permease produces MATVTATVGHSGIAALLKNLGRHRAVGKLLLLAVAAAVIVPVLDSHWASGTWPGALTVDLSAPLGRASGWIIDNRDSHPLFLYFFGYVSSAVVLSVRAVYVVLLAAGWAGVTAVAALVAWRTAGVRLALGTAAAFLACGLLGMWVPTMQTLALMVVAVLASVLLGALLGLAAGLSDRTYRALRPVLDTMQVLPAFAYLLPVVLVFGIGVPAAVLATVVYAAPPMARLTALGLRDADAGVMEAVTSLGATARQRLLTARLPLARKELLLGLNQTIMMALSMAVIASVIGAGGLGDRVYQALASVDVGAALAAGIPIVLLAVVLDRVTGAAGERLGSDSGATALRWVYAAAVALVVALAGHLTGRLDWPASWTLSIAEPVNRVVDWMTNHLYSGVPYIGGTADWAGHFTTWVLDPVRDGLQWLPWWSVLLIVAALAWLIGTWRTALTAVLAMAAIGVLGVWKPSLDTLSQVLAAVAVTLVLGFATGIAAARSERVERLLRPVLDVFQTMPQFVYLIPVVALFGVGRAPAVAAAVVYALPAVVRITTQGLRAVDPAALESARSLGATGAQQLRQVQLPLARQSLLLAVNQGVVLVLAVVIIGGLVGGGALGYDVVFGLAQGDLATGLVAGAAIVCLGLMLDRVTQPTARTTKKGA; encoded by the coding sequence ATGGCCACCGTCACCGCGACCGTCGGTCACTCCGGCATCGCCGCGCTGCTCAAGAACCTCGGCAGACACCGGGCCGTCGGCAAGCTGCTGCTGCTCGCCGTCGCGGCGGCCGTGATCGTCCCGGTCCTCGACTCCCACTGGGCGAGCGGCACCTGGCCGGGCGCCCTCACCGTCGACCTCTCCGCACCCCTCGGCCGAGCCAGCGGGTGGATCATCGACAACCGGGACAGCCACCCCCTGTTCCTGTACTTCTTCGGGTACGTCAGCAGCGCCGTCGTCCTCTCCGTGCGCGCCGTCTACGTGGTGCTGCTCGCGGCGGGCTGGGCCGGTGTGACAGCCGTCGCGGCACTCGTCGCCTGGCGCACGGCGGGCGTACGGCTCGCGCTCGGCACGGCCGCCGCGTTCCTCGCCTGCGGACTGCTCGGCATGTGGGTGCCGACCATGCAGACCCTCGCGCTCATGGTGGTCGCCGTCCTCGCGTCCGTCCTGCTGGGCGCGCTGCTCGGCCTCGCCGCCGGGCTCTCCGACCGCACCTACCGCGCGCTGCGCCCCGTCCTCGACACCATGCAGGTGCTCCCGGCGTTCGCGTACCTCCTCCCCGTCGTCCTCGTCTTCGGCATCGGCGTCCCCGCCGCCGTCCTCGCCACCGTCGTGTACGCCGCCCCGCCCATGGCCCGCCTCACCGCGCTCGGCCTGCGTGACGCCGACGCCGGGGTGATGGAGGCCGTCACCTCGCTCGGCGCCACCGCCCGTCAGCGCCTGCTGACCGCCCGCCTCCCGCTGGCCCGCAAGGAACTCCTCCTCGGCCTCAACCAGACGATCATGATGGCCCTGTCCATGGCGGTCATCGCCTCCGTGATCGGCGCGGGCGGCCTCGGCGACCGCGTCTACCAGGCCCTGGCCTCCGTCGACGTGGGCGCCGCACTCGCCGCCGGTATCCCGATCGTGCTGCTCGCGGTCGTCCTGGACCGGGTGACGGGAGCGGCCGGGGAGCGGCTCGGCTCGGACTCCGGGGCGACGGCACTGCGCTGGGTGTACGCCGCTGCCGTGGCCCTCGTCGTGGCGCTGGCCGGACACCTCACCGGCCGTCTCGACTGGCCCGCCTCCTGGACCCTCTCCATCGCCGAGCCCGTGAACCGCGTCGTCGACTGGATGACCAACCACCTGTACTCCGGCGTCCCCTACATCGGCGGCACCGCCGACTGGGCGGGCCACTTCACCACCTGGGTCCTGGACCCCGTCCGGGACGGCCTTCAGTGGCTGCCCTGGTGGTCGGTCCTGCTGATCGTCGCCGCCCTGGCCTGGCTGATCGGCACGTGGCGCACCGCCCTCACCGCGGTCCTCGCGATGGCCGCGATCGGGGTGCTCGGCGTGTGGAAGCCGTCCCTGGACACGCTGTCGCAGGTCCTCGCGGCGGTCGCCGTGACCCTCGTGCTCGGCTTCGCGACCGGCATTGCGGCGGCGCGCAGCGAGCGCGTCGAGCGGCTGCTGCGGCCGGTCCTTGACGTCTTCCAGACGATGCCGCAGTTCGTCTACCTGATCCCGGTGGTGGCGCTGTTCGGCGTGGGCCGCGCGCCCGCCGTGGCCGCCGCGGTCGTCTACGCGCTGCCCGCCGTCGTCCGCATCACCACCCAGGGCCTGCGCGCCGTCGACCCGGCCGCGCTGGAGTCGGCCCGCTCGCTCGGCGCCACCGGCGCCCAGCAACTGCGCCAGGTCCAGCTGCCGCTGGCCCGCCAGTCGCTGCTCCTCGCCGTGAACCAGGGCGTCGTGCTCGTCCTCGCCGTCGTCATCATCGGCGGTCTGGTCGGCGGTGGCGCGCTCGGTTACGACGTCGTGTTCGGCCTCGCGCAGGGCGACCTGGCGACCGGTCTCGTCGCCGGCGCGGCGATCGTCTGCCTCGGCCTGATGCTCGACCGGGTGACCCAGCCGACCGCGCGGACCACGAAGAAGGGAGCGTGA
- a CDS encoding quaternary amine ABC transporter ATP-binding protein — protein sequence MSTDSVFSVDGLWKVFGPKAERVPADPELAALTPAELRSRTGCTAAVRDVSFDVRKGEVFVVMGLSGSGKSTLVRCLTRLIEPTAGAIVIDGEDVRAMDKNRLRELRRHRAAMVFQHFGLLPHRSVLDNVAYGLEIQGVGKAERREKAAEVVAKVGLEGMEQRRPGQLSGGQQQRVGLARALAVDPEVLLFDEPFSALDPLIRRDMQEEVIRLHHDEGRTMVFITHDLNEALRLGDRIALMRDGRVVQLGTPEEIVGSPADDYVREFVRDVPREQVMTVRTAMRAASAAEAARGPALAPDATVSEAIEAVARSGDPARVMDHGRCVGVVDPAALLGVVAGADTPAAGAPDGPRGEAA from the coding sequence ATGAGTACTGATTCCGTCTTCTCCGTCGACGGCCTGTGGAAGGTGTTCGGGCCGAAGGCCGAGCGCGTCCCCGCCGACCCCGAGCTCGCCGCCCTCACCCCCGCCGAACTCCGCTCCCGCACCGGCTGCACGGCCGCCGTCCGGGACGTGAGCTTCGACGTCCGCAAGGGCGAGGTCTTCGTCGTCATGGGCCTGTCCGGCTCCGGCAAGTCCACGCTGGTCCGCTGTCTCACCCGGCTGATCGAGCCGACCGCGGGCGCGATCGTCATCGACGGCGAGGACGTACGCGCCATGGACAAGAACCGGCTGCGGGAACTGCGCCGCCACCGCGCCGCGATGGTCTTCCAGCACTTCGGCCTGCTCCCGCACCGCTCGGTGCTCGACAACGTGGCCTACGGCCTGGAGATCCAGGGTGTCGGCAAGGCGGAGCGCCGCGAGAAGGCCGCCGAGGTCGTCGCCAAGGTCGGCCTCGAGGGCATGGAGCAGCGCAGGCCCGGCCAGCTGTCCGGCGGCCAGCAGCAGCGCGTCGGGCTCGCCCGCGCGCTCGCCGTCGACCCCGAAGTCCTGCTCTTCGACGAGCCGTTCAGCGCGCTCGACCCGCTGATCCGGCGCGACATGCAGGAGGAGGTCATCCGGCTGCACCACGACGAGGGCCGCACGATGGTCTTCATCACCCACGACCTCAACGAGGCGCTGCGCCTCGGCGACCGCATCGCGCTCATGCGCGACGGCCGTGTCGTCCAGCTCGGCACCCCCGAGGAGATCGTCGGCTCGCCCGCCGACGACTACGTCCGCGAGTTCGTCCGGGACGTACCGCGCGAACAGGTCATGACCGTCCGTACGGCCATGCGGGCCGCGTCCGCCGCGGAGGCCGCCCGGGGCCCGGCGCTCGCTCCCGACGCGACCGTCTCCGAGGCCATCGAGGCGGTGGCCCGCTCGGGCGACCCCGCCCGCGTGATGGACCATGGACGCTGCGTCGGCGTCGTGGACCCGGCGGCGCTGCTCGGCGTGGTGGCCGGCGCGGACACGCCCGCAGCCGGGGCGCCGGACGGCCCCCGTGGGGAGGCCGCCTGA
- a CDS encoding GMC family oxidoreductase, which produces MHESTHENASENTYDYVVVGGGTAGSVIASRLTENADVTVAVIEGGPSDVGREDVLTLRRWMGLLGGELDYDYPTTVQPRGNSHIRHSRARVLGGCSSHNTLIAFKPLPSDWDEWETAGAKGWGAVPMEAYFARLLNNIVPVDEKDRNAIARDFVEAAQGALGVPRVEGFNKKPFTEGTGFFDLAYHPENNKRSSASVAYLHPVMDERPNLTLLLETWAYRLELEGTRATGVHVRAKDGTESLVRARREVLLCAGAVDSPRLLLHSGIGPAHDLAELGIPVAHDLPGVGENLLDHPESVIVWETDGPIPENSAMDSDAGLFVRRDPEQAGPDLMFHFYQIPFTDNPERLGYERPAHGVSMTPNIPKPRSRGRLYLTSADPSVKPALDFRYFTDEDDYDGRTLVDGIRIARRIARTEPLAGWLKREVCPGPEVTDDEELGAYARQVAHTVYHPAGTCRMGATDDQLAVVDPELRVRGLDGLRIADASVFPTMPAVNPMIGVLMVGEKCAELIGGGA; this is translated from the coding sequence ATGCACGAAAGCACGCACGAGAACGCGTCCGAGAACACGTACGACTACGTCGTCGTCGGCGGCGGCACGGCAGGCTCCGTCATCGCCTCCCGTCTCACCGAGAACGCCGACGTGACGGTCGCCGTCATCGAGGGCGGTCCCAGTGACGTCGGCCGTGAGGACGTCCTCACCCTGCGCCGCTGGATGGGCCTGCTCGGCGGCGAACTGGACTACGACTACCCGACGACCGTGCAGCCGCGCGGCAACTCGCACATCCGGCACAGCCGGGCCCGCGTCCTCGGCGGCTGTTCGTCCCACAACACGCTGATCGCGTTCAAGCCGCTGCCGTCCGACTGGGACGAGTGGGAGACGGCGGGCGCCAAGGGCTGGGGCGCGGTGCCGATGGAGGCGTACTTCGCGCGGCTCCTCAACAACATCGTCCCGGTCGACGAGAAGGACCGCAACGCCATCGCCCGCGACTTCGTCGAGGCCGCCCAGGGCGCGCTGGGCGTGCCCCGCGTCGAGGGCTTCAACAAGAAGCCGTTCACCGAGGGCACCGGCTTCTTCGACCTCGCCTACCACCCCGAGAACAACAAGCGCTCCAGCGCGTCGGTCGCGTATCTGCACCCGGTGATGGACGAACGGCCCAACCTCACGCTGCTGCTGGAGACCTGGGCGTACCGGCTCGAGCTGGAGGGGACGCGCGCCACGGGCGTGCACGTACGCGCCAAGGACGGCACGGAGAGCCTCGTACGGGCCCGGCGCGAGGTCCTGCTCTGCGCGGGCGCGGTCGACTCGCCGCGGCTGCTGCTGCACTCCGGGATCGGACCCGCCCACGACCTGGCGGAGCTCGGCATACCCGTCGCCCACGACCTGCCCGGCGTCGGCGAGAACCTGCTCGACCACCCCGAGTCGGTCATCGTCTGGGAGACCGACGGGCCGATCCCGGAGAACTCGGCGATGGACTCCGACGCGGGCCTGTTCGTGCGCCGCGACCCCGAACAGGCGGGCCCCGACCTGATGTTCCACTTCTACCAGATCCCCTTCACGGACAACCCGGAGCGGCTGGGCTACGAACGCCCGGCGCACGGCGTCTCCATGACCCCCAACATCCCCAAGCCGCGCAGCCGCGGCCGCCTCTACCTGACCAGCGCCGATCCATCGGTCAAGCCCGCCCTGGACTTCCGCTACTTCACGGACGAGGACGACTACGACGGCCGCACCCTCGTCGACGGCATCCGCATCGCCCGCCGGATCGCCCGCACCGAGCCGCTCGCCGGCTGGCTCAAGCGCGAGGTGTGCCCCGGGCCCGAGGTCACCGACGACGAGGAGCTGGGCGCGTACGCCCGTCAGGTCGCGCACACCGTCTACCACCCGGCGGGCACCTGCCGGATGGGCGCCACTGATGATCAACTGGCCGTGGTAGACCCCGAGTTGAGGGTACGCGGCCTCGACGGCCTGCGGATCGCCGACGCGTCCGTCTTCCCGACGATGCCCGCCGTGAACCCGATGATCGGAGTGCTCATGGTCGGGGAGAAATGCGCGGAGCTGATCGGGGGCGGTGCGTGA
- a CDS encoding aldehyde dehydrogenase family protein, whose product MAGHQAHQAQQAQQTLHVGGEWRGAVSRATREILDPADAKPFAVVAEGDERDADAAVAAARLAFDTGEWPRTPVAERAALLRRVADLLVRDREELGLLESRDAGKTLEEGRVDIDCVADAFRYFADLVVGEGGGRVVDAGSDDIHSVVVHEPVGVCALITPWNYPLLQASWKIAPALAAGNAFVVKPSEITPLTTIALIRLLTEAGLPAGVAGLVTGPGHTVGARLAEHPDVDLVSFTGGLVSGTKVARAAAESVKKVALELGGKNPNVVFADACATDEDFDTAVDQALNAAFIHSGQVCSAGSRLIVEESVRERFVAELARRASRIRLGRGTEDGVECGPLVSEGQREKTEAYVASALAEGAVLRAGGRRPEPSAERPATGYFYEPTVLDQCHREMKVVREEVFGPVLTVETFRTEDEAVALANDTEYGLAGAVWTTDAGRARRVAGRLRHGTVWINDFHPYLPQAEWGGFGKSGVGRELGPAGLAEYRETKHVYQNLAPKPVRWFAGGPQ is encoded by the coding sequence ATGGCCGGACACCAGGCGCACCAGGCTCAGCAGGCACAACAGACGCTTCACGTGGGTGGAGAGTGGCGGGGGGCCGTCTCCCGTGCCACCCGCGAGATCCTCGATCCCGCGGATGCCAAGCCGTTCGCCGTGGTCGCGGAGGGTGACGAGCGGGACGCGGACGCGGCCGTCGCCGCCGCCCGCCTCGCCTTCGACACGGGGGAGTGGCCCCGTACCCCCGTCGCCGAGCGCGCCGCGCTGCTGCGCCGTGTCGCCGACCTCCTCGTCCGGGACCGGGAAGAGCTCGGGCTGCTGGAGAGCCGGGACGCGGGCAAGACCCTCGAAGAAGGGCGCGTCGACATCGACTGTGTCGCGGACGCCTTCCGGTACTTCGCCGACCTCGTCGTGGGGGAGGGTGGCGGGCGGGTCGTCGACGCCGGGTCCGACGACATCCACAGCGTCGTCGTGCACGAGCCCGTCGGTGTATGCGCGTTGATCACCCCCTGGAACTATCCGCTTCTGCAGGCCAGTTGGAAGATCGCGCCCGCCCTCGCGGCCGGGAACGCCTTCGTGGTCAAGCCGAGCGAGATCACCCCGCTGACGACGATCGCGCTGATACGGCTGCTCACCGAGGCCGGACTCCCCGCCGGGGTCGCGGGCCTCGTGACCGGCCCGGGGCACACGGTGGGCGCCCGCCTGGCCGAGCACCCCGACGTCGACCTCGTCTCCTTCACCGGCGGCCTGGTCAGCGGCACGAAGGTGGCGCGGGCCGCCGCGGAGAGCGTCAAGAAGGTCGCCCTGGAGCTCGGCGGCAAGAACCCCAACGTCGTCTTCGCCGACGCCTGCGCCACGGACGAGGACTTCGACACCGCCGTCGACCAGGCTCTCAACGCCGCCTTCATCCACAGCGGCCAGGTCTGCTCGGCCGGATCCCGGCTCATCGTCGAGGAGTCCGTGCGCGAGCGCTTCGTCGCCGAACTGGCCCGCAGGGCAAGCAGGATCAGGCTCGGACGCGGCACCGAGGACGGCGTCGAGTGCGGCCCCCTCGTGTCGGAGGGGCAGCGCGAGAAGACCGAGGCGTACGTCGCCTCCGCACTCGCGGAGGGCGCGGTGCTGCGGGCGGGCGGCCGGCGCCCGGAGCCGTCCGCCGAACGGCCCGCCACCGGGTACTTCTACGAGCCGACCGTCCTCGACCAGTGCCACCGGGAGATGAAGGTGGTCCGCGAGGAGGTCTTCGGGCCCGTCCTGACCGTGGAGACCTTCCGCACCGAGGACGAGGCCGTCGCGCTCGCCAACGACACCGAGTACGGGCTCGCGGGCGCCGTCTGGACCACCGACGCGGGCCGCGCCCGCCGCGTCGCGGGACGGCTGCGGCACGGCACCGTCTGGATCAACGACTTCCACCCCTACCTCCCGCAGGCGGAGTGGGGCGGCTTCGGGAAGAGCGGCGTGGGGCGCGAACTGGGCCCGGCGGGCCTCGCCGAGTACCGCGAGACCAAGCACGTCTACCAGAACCTGGCGCCGAAGCCGGTCCGCTGGTTCGCGGGCGGACCCCAGTGA
- a CDS encoding bifunctional helix-turn-helix transcriptional regulator/GNAT family N-acetyltransferase has protein sequence MTLSVSAEDVRALRRFNRYFTRRIGALDDHYLGQDRPLGEARLLFEIGDGASLRELRGRLGLDAGYLSRMVRALQAQGLVRVSVPAEDSRLRVAKLTPAGRVEVEEQNRRADALAKGLLGSLDERRRGELTAAITAAERLLRLAAITVESVDGASRDARDCLAGYAADIDARFPEGFDPDALVRPDEVSGDSGAFLVAYEEGRPVGCGALRRLTPDTGEIRHVWVRPEARRLGLARRILDGLERAAVACGYGVVRLDTHAVLTEAQAMYRACGYTEIPRYDDNVYAAHWFEKRLPRPSEDSNDRP, from the coding sequence ATGACTCTGTCGGTGTCAGCGGAGGATGTGCGGGCGCTGCGGCGCTTCAACCGGTACTTCACCCGGCGCATCGGAGCCCTCGACGACCACTACCTCGGGCAGGACCGGCCGCTCGGCGAGGCGCGGCTGCTGTTCGAGATCGGGGACGGGGCCTCGCTGCGGGAGCTGCGCGGCCGGCTCGGCCTGGACGCCGGGTACTTGAGCCGGATGGTCCGGGCGCTTCAGGCGCAGGGGCTGGTGCGGGTGAGCGTGCCGGCCGAGGACAGCCGACTGCGGGTCGCGAAGCTGACGCCGGCCGGGCGGGTCGAGGTCGAGGAGCAGAACCGGCGGGCCGACGCGCTGGCCAAGGGACTGCTCGGCTCCCTCGACGAGCGCCGGCGCGGCGAACTCACCGCCGCCATCACTGCCGCCGAACGGCTGCTGCGGCTGGCCGCGATCACCGTCGAGTCCGTCGACGGTGCCTCGCGTGACGCGCGCGACTGCCTCGCCGGGTACGCCGCCGACATCGACGCGCGGTTCCCGGAGGGTTTCGACCCCGACGCCCTCGTACGGCCCGACGAGGTGTCCGGGGACTCGGGTGCCTTCCTGGTCGCGTACGAGGAAGGGCGTCCCGTGGGGTGCGGGGCGCTGCGGCGGCTCACACCGGACACCGGCGAGATCCGGCACGTGTGGGTGCGGCCCGAGGCCCGGCGGCTCGGCCTCGCCCGCCGGATCCTCGACGGACTGGAACGGGCGGCCGTCGCGTGCGGGTACGGCGTGGTACGCCTCGACACCCACGCGGTGCTCACCGAGGCGCAGGCGATGTACCGGGCGTGCGGCTACACCGAGATCCCGCGCTACGACGACAACGTCTACGCCGCCCACTGGTTCGAGAAGCGGCTGCCCCGCCCGTCGGAGGATTCGAACGACAGGCCCTAG
- a CDS encoding malate dehydrogenase — MTRTPVNVTVTGAAGQIGYALLFRIASGQLLGADVPVKLRLLEITPALKAAEGTAMELDDCAFPLLAGIDITDDPNVAFDGTNVGLLVGARPRTKGMERGDLLSANGGIFKPQGKAINDNAADDIKVLVVGNPANTNALIAQAAAPDVPAERFTAMTRLDHNRALTQLAKKTGSTVADIKRLTIWGNHSATQYPDIFHATVAGKNAAEVVNDEKWLAEDFIPTVAKRGAAIIEARGASSAASAANAAIDHVYTWVNGTADGDWTSMGIPSDGSYGVPEGIISSFPVTTKDGQYEIVQGLDINEFSRARIDASVKELEEERDAVRGLGLI, encoded by the coding sequence ATGACCCGCACTCCCGTGAACGTCACCGTCACCGGCGCGGCCGGCCAGATCGGTTACGCCCTGCTCTTCCGCATCGCCTCCGGCCAGCTGCTCGGCGCGGACGTGCCGGTCAAGCTGCGCCTCCTGGAGATCACGCCGGCGCTGAAGGCCGCCGAGGGCACCGCGATGGAGCTCGACGACTGCGCCTTCCCGCTGCTCGCGGGCATCGACATCACTGACGACCCGAACGTCGCCTTCGACGGCACCAACGTCGGTCTGCTCGTCGGCGCCCGCCCCCGTACCAAGGGCATGGAGCGCGGTGACCTGCTCTCCGCCAACGGTGGCATCTTCAAGCCGCAGGGCAAGGCCATCAACGACAACGCCGCGGACGACATCAAGGTCCTCGTCGTGGGCAACCCGGCCAACACCAACGCCCTCATCGCCCAGGCCGCCGCCCCGGACGTACCGGCCGAGCGCTTCACCGCGATGACCCGCCTGGACCACAACCGTGCGCTGACCCAGCTCGCGAAGAAGACCGGCTCCACGGTCGCGGACATCAAGCGCCTGACCATCTGGGGCAACCACTCCGCCACCCAGTACCCGGACATCTTCCACGCCACGGTCGCCGGCAAGAACGCCGCCGAGGTCGTGAACGACGAGAAGTGGCTCGCCGAGGACTTCATCCCGACCGTCGCCAAGCGCGGTGCCGCGATCATCGAGGCCCGTGGCGCGTCCTCCGCCGCCTCCGCCGCCAACGCCGCCATCGACCACGTGTACACCTGGGTCAACGGCACCGCCGACGGTGACTGGACCTCCATGGGTATCCCGTCGGACGGTTCCTACGGCGTGCCCGAGGGGATCATCTCCTCCTTCCCCGTCACCACCAAGGACGGGCAGTACGAGATCGTCCAGGGCCTGGACATCAATGAGTTCTCCCGCGCCCGTATCGACGCCTCCGTCAAGGAGCTCGAGGAGGAGCGCGACGCGGTCCGCGGTCTCGGTCTGATCTGA